From Rutidosis leptorrhynchoides isolate AG116_Rl617_1_P2 chromosome 3, CSIRO_AGI_Rlap_v1, whole genome shotgun sequence, a single genomic window includes:
- the LOC139901306 gene encoding uncharacterized protein — protein sequence MDSTWMSLCRSSPAYEKRLDKFIERIFSKKGKDGHLYCPCIHCGNHKRVDRVQAKTHLLCDGFFKGYKIPTMFFEPDDTPMWDAEDDMQGLAQSVFHIFEDEDKDEDDDIGQTENLTVPNLNVEKFYKVLEDAKKELYPGCKFSVLSFIVRLFHSKCVGKCNEKGFSMILDTIREAFPHASIPNSLYEIRKVIRDLGLGYEKLMLVQIIVCYESTTQADNDGDYECKKVGAKVLRYFPLIPRLQRLFMSPKTTESIRWHEESRTKDGILRHPADSPAWKTFDYQNSEFDKEPRNVRLGLASDGFNPFGNMSVSHSTWPVVLMPYNLPPWLCMKKSFLFLTLLIPGPFAPGNNIDVYMQPLVDELKELWDTGVNTYDASNKSNFTLRAGLI from the exons ATGGACTCGACTTGGATGTCCTTATGTAGATCTTCCCCTGCATACGAAAAAAGACTTGACAAATTTATAGAACGTATTTTCTCTaaaaagggaaaagatggtcatttATATTGTCCGTGCATACATTGCGGTAATCACAAACGGGTTGATCGGGTCCAGGCTAAAACACATTTGCTATGTGACGGGTTTTTCAAAGGTTATAAAATTCCAACTATGTTTTTCGAACCAGATGATACACCAATGTGGGATGCTGAAGATGATATGCAAGGATTGGCCCAATCCGtcttccatatttttgaagatgaagataaagatgaagatgatgatatcgGACAAACTGAAAATCTGACTGTACCAAACTTAAATGTTGAAAAGTTTTATAAAGTATTGGAAGATGCAAAGAAAGAATTATATCCCGGCTGTAAGTTCTCTGTTCTTTCGTTCATTGTTAGACTCTTCCATTCAAAGTGTGTTGGAAAATGTAATGAAAAAGGATTCAGCATGATTCTTGACACAATTAGGGAAGCCTTCCCTCATGCTTCCATACCGAATTCATTGTATGAAATAAGGAAGGTAATAAGAGATTTGGGTCTTGGTTATGAGAAATTGATGCTTGTCCAAATAATTGTATGTT ATGAGTCAACCACACAAGCTGATAATGATGGTGATTATGAATGTAAGAAGGTTGGTGCAAAAGTGTTGCGTTATTTTCCACTCATACCACGCTTGCAAAGATTGTTTATGTCGCCTAAAACGACCGAGTCGATAAGATGGCATGAAGAGAGTCGTACGAAAGATGGTATATTAAGACATCCTGCAGATTCACCAGCCTGGAAAACATTCGATTATCAGAATAGTGAATTTGATAAAGAACCTCGTAATGTGAGGCTTGGTTTGGCGAGTGATGGGTTTAACCCTTTTGGAAACATGAGTGTTTCACATAGTACATGGCCTGTTGTTTTGATGCCATATAATCTTCCTCCATGGTTGTGCATGAAAAAATCTTTTTTATTCCTAACTTTACTTATACCCGGTCCATTTGCTCCAGGTAATAATATAGACGTCTATATGCAACCTCTAGTTGATGAGTTGAAAGAGTTGTGGGATACTGGAGTTAATACTTACGACGCATCAAATAAGAGTAACTTCACACTGCGTGCTGGTTTGATATAG